Proteins encoded by one window of Corynebacterium amycolatum:
- the mtrB gene encoding MtrAB system histidine kinase MtrB — protein MTWAVTLWRTSIQARILTSVVVLSAMVIAVLGFALATIVTQRLIDAKVTAADEEIDRARAVVEQAIENSSSNELQALLNVGRDALVNRAAGSGAAPLTSYEPLLVAPVPRGTVLASSPIKADVPERLHEVVRQGQIAYQVRQVTDNRGDTYSALIIGSPTSTSVDGLELYLVTSMAAEESTIKLVRGLLAGATVVIMALLGGITWFFSNQVTTPVRSAAQIAQRFADGHLRERMVVQGEDDMARLAMSFNKMAESLSTQIRQLEEYGSLQRQFTSDVSHELRTPLTTVRMAADLIADGAEDLDPATRRAAELMNEELERFEMLLNDLLEISRHDAGVADLSAEKVDVRRCVDAAYQQVTVVAKETGTPIRFHLPDEPVMATVDSRRIERVLRNLMANAVDHSEGNPVDVTVQASDSAVSFTVVDHGVGLKPEQQELVFNRFWRADPSRVRRTGGTGLGLAIAREDAQLHGGELEAFGVPTVGSCFRLTVPLEPDASFGEHPLGLEVPPLPDQIPHQQEIGARELESDSIAPQVKSQDQDKGQRTSDSESRQAREEDI, from the coding sequence GTGACCTGGGCGGTTACGCTCTGGCGTACGTCTATCCAAGCGCGCATTCTGACCTCTGTCGTGGTACTGAGCGCGATGGTGATTGCGGTACTCGGTTTCGCGCTGGCGACTATTGTTACCCAGCGGCTTATCGACGCAAAGGTTACCGCTGCCGACGAGGAAATTGACCGTGCTCGCGCGGTGGTGGAGCAGGCGATTGAGAACTCTTCGTCCAACGAGCTGCAAGCTCTGCTCAACGTGGGGCGCGATGCCCTTGTGAACCGTGCAGCCGGTTCCGGTGCTGCGCCATTGACAAGTTATGAACCGCTGCTCGTGGCGCCGGTGCCACGAGGCACGGTGTTGGCTTCATCGCCGATTAAGGCCGATGTCCCAGAACGATTGCATGAAGTAGTCCGACAAGGGCAAATTGCGTATCAGGTACGTCAAGTCACTGATAACCGCGGCGATACGTACTCGGCGTTAATTATCGGTAGCCCTACTTCTACCTCGGTTGATGGGCTCGAGCTCTATCTGGTCACCTCTATGGCTGCAGAGGAATCGACTATTAAGTTGGTTCGTGGTCTGCTCGCCGGTGCGACAGTAGTCATCATGGCGCTTCTCGGCGGTATTACTTGGTTCTTCTCCAATCAGGTGACGACACCAGTGCGTTCCGCCGCCCAGATTGCCCAGCGCTTTGCCGACGGCCACTTGCGCGAACGCATGGTCGTGCAGGGTGAAGATGACATGGCGCGACTGGCCATGAGCTTTAACAAGATGGCCGAATCGCTGTCGACGCAGATTAGACAGCTGGAGGAATACGGCAGTCTGCAGCGACAGTTCACCTCCGATGTTTCGCATGAGTTGAGGACGCCTCTGACCACGGTGCGTATGGCCGCCGATCTTATTGCTGACGGCGCTGAGGACCTCGATCCGGCGACTCGCCGCGCAGCTGAGCTGATGAATGAGGAGCTTGAGCGTTTTGAGATGCTTCTCAATGACCTGCTTGAGATCTCACGCCACGATGCCGGCGTTGCTGACCTGTCCGCAGAAAAGGTCGATGTCCGTCGCTGCGTGGATGCTGCCTATCAGCAGGTAACGGTCGTGGCTAAGGAGACCGGTACACCCATTCGCTTCCACCTGCCCGATGAACCGGTAATGGCAACAGTCGACTCGCGTCGTATCGAGCGCGTGCTACGCAATCTTATGGCCAACGCTGTTGACCACAGTGAGGGCAATCCGGTGGATGTCACAGTGCAGGCGAGCGATTCCGCGGTCTCGTTTACGGTCGTTGACCACGGTGTGGGGCTAAAGCCGGAGCAGCAAGAGCTGGTGTTTAACCGGTTCTGGCGCGCTGACCCCTCGCGTGTCCGACGCACCGGCGGTACCGGACTTGGCTTGGCGATCGCGCGTGAGGACGCACAATTGCATGGTGGGGAACTGGAGGCATTTGGCGTGCCGACGGTCGGTAGCTGTTTCCGCCTGACTGTGCCACTGGAGCCTGATGCGAGCTTCGGTGAGCATCCGCTCGGCCTAGAAGTTCCGCCGCTGCCCGATCAGATTCCGCATCAGCAGGAAATTGGTGCACGGGAGTTGGAATCGGATTCGATTGCACCGCAAGTCAAGAGCCAGGATCAGGATAAGGGGCAGCGGACTAGCGATAGCGAATCCCGACAGGCACGAGAGGAGGATATTTAA
- a CDS encoding dTMP kinase, whose protein sequence is MIIAVEGIDGAGKNTLVTAVTNQLRSQGHSVSSMTFPAYRQTIFADFADQALHGQLGDTADSAWAMALLFALDRKERREAIVDAARENDVLIIDRYVASNAAYSLARTQDPAIVEWIEKTEFGDFQLPLPDVQVCLATSVGVAADRARNREASDAQRTRDTYEKDSGLQERTLAAYQKFAGGSWQSPWLMLTGDDGADRLVEWISARLR, encoded by the coding sequence TTGATTATCGCAGTCGAAGGAATCGACGGTGCTGGCAAGAACACGCTTGTCACAGCTGTTACCAATCAACTCCGAAGTCAAGGGCACTCCGTTTCATCGATGACCTTTCCGGCGTACCGGCAGACGATCTTCGCTGATTTCGCCGATCAAGCTTTGCACGGTCAGCTCGGCGACACTGCGGACTCCGCTTGGGCAATGGCACTCCTGTTCGCTCTGGACCGCAAAGAACGTCGTGAAGCGATTGTTGATGCAGCGCGCGAAAACGATGTTCTGATCATCGACCGCTACGTCGCGTCCAACGCGGCCTACTCCCTGGCTCGCACGCAGGATCCGGCGATCGTCGAGTGGATTGAGAAGACCGAATTCGGAGATTTCCAGCTTCCGCTTCCCGACGTTCAGGTCTGTCTGGCCACGTCGGTGGGAGTGGCAGCCGACCGCGCACGCAATCGGGAAGCCTCTGATGCGCAGCGAACTAGGGATACCTACGAAAAGGACTCGGGTTTGCAGGAGCGCACGCTGGCGGCGTACCAGAAGTTCGCGGGGGGCTCGTGGCAGTCACCATGGTTGATGCTTACGGGGGATGATGGGGCGGACCGTCTTGTGGAATGGATCAGTGCACGCCTGCGCTAG
- the ahcY gene encoding adenosylhomocysteinase, with product MSSKNIDFKVADLSLAEAGRHQIRLAEHEMPGLMALREEYAEQQPLAGARISGSIHMTVQTAVLIETLTALGAQVRWASCNIFSTQDEAAAAVVVGRNGTPEDPQGVPVFAWKGETLEEYWWCLDRIFDWGDEDANMILDDGGDATMAVIKGMEFEDAGLVPPAEESDSDEFIAFKDMLRASLEKDAGRWHRIAESVKGVTEETTTGVHRLYHFAEQGVLPFPAMNVNDAVTKSKFDNKYGTRHSLLDGINRGTDMLVGGKNVLVCGYGDVGKGCAEALVGQGARVQVTEADPINALQALMDGFDVVATESVIADVDIVITATGNKDVITFEHMQQMKNHALLGNIGHFDNEIDMHSLHHRDDVRRVEIKPQVTEYIFPHADGEERSLIVLSEGRLLNLGNATGHPSFVMSTSFTDQTIAQIELYCNGEKYDNSVHRLPKILDEKVARIHVEALGGELTRLSKEQAEYIGVDVEGPYKPEHYRY from the coding sequence ATGTCCTCGAAGAACATTGATTTCAAGGTTGCAGACCTCTCCCTGGCTGAGGCCGGTCGTCACCAGATTCGTCTGGCTGAGCACGAGATGCCAGGTCTAATGGCGCTGCGCGAAGAGTACGCGGAGCAGCAGCCACTGGCCGGTGCCCGTATTTCCGGCTCCATTCACATGACGGTTCAAACCGCAGTGCTCATCGAGACGTTGACGGCGCTGGGCGCACAGGTCCGCTGGGCCTCGTGCAACATCTTCTCCACCCAGGATGAGGCCGCTGCGGCAGTCGTCGTTGGGCGAAACGGCACTCCGGAGGACCCGCAGGGTGTTCCGGTTTTCGCTTGGAAGGGCGAGACACTGGAAGAGTACTGGTGGTGCCTCGACCGCATCTTCGACTGGGGCGATGAAGATGCCAACATGATTCTGGACGACGGCGGCGACGCTACCATGGCTGTCATTAAGGGCATGGAATTCGAGGATGCTGGCCTGGTGCCGCCTGCAGAAGAGTCGGATTCGGATGAGTTTATTGCCTTCAAGGACATGCTTCGCGCCAGCCTGGAGAAGGATGCCGGCCGTTGGCACCGAATTGCAGAGTCGGTGAAGGGTGTCACAGAGGAGACCACCACTGGTGTCCACCGCCTCTACCACTTCGCAGAGCAGGGAGTGCTGCCATTCCCGGCCATGAACGTCAACGATGCGGTCACCAAGTCCAAGTTCGATAACAAGTACGGCACCCGTCACAGCCTTCTGGACGGCATCAACCGCGGTACCGACATGCTGGTTGGGGGCAAGAACGTACTGGTCTGTGGCTACGGTGACGTGGGTAAGGGGTGCGCAGAGGCACTGGTTGGCCAGGGCGCTCGCGTTCAGGTCACCGAGGCCGACCCGATTAACGCATTGCAGGCATTGATGGACGGTTTCGACGTTGTCGCTACTGAGAGCGTCATCGCAGATGTCGACATTGTCATCACCGCCACAGGCAACAAGGACGTCATTACTTTCGAGCACATGCAGCAGATGAAGAACCACGCGCTGCTGGGCAACATCGGGCACTTCGACAACGAGATTGACATGCACAGCCTGCACCATCGCGATGATGTCCGTCGTGTGGAGATCAAGCCGCAGGTCACCGAGTACATCTTCCCGCATGCTGACGGCGAAGAGCGCTCTCTGATCGTGCTTTCCGAGGGGCGTTTGCTCAACCTGGGCAATGCCACCGGACACCCGTCCTTCGTAATGTCGACCTCCTTCACCGACCAGACAATCGCTCAGATTGAGCTCTACTGCAACGGCGAAAAGTACGACAACTCTGTCCACCGTCTTCCGAAGATTCTGGATGAGAAGGTCGCTCGCATTCACGTCGAGGCACTTGGCGGCGAGCTCACCCGGCTGTCCAAGGAACAGGCCGAATACATCGGCGTTGATGTCGAGGGTCCGTATAAGCCAGAGCACTACCGCTACTAG
- a CDS encoding DUF4259 domain-containing protein has translation MSIWDTEIFGSDSVIELFDEVQDLDSQDRVGALIDAGRIGVDSENSDEKACALAAAVIIAIWNGAPFSGGDIVEDYSFIREGISEAHGSEEDALAIASEVFDSLLGELSESDQAALENCVEAVE, from the coding sequence ATGTCCATCTGGGATACTGAGATTTTTGGTAGCGATTCGGTCATTGAACTCTTCGATGAGGTTCAGGATCTCGACTCACAGGATCGTGTTGGTGCATTGATTGATGCTGGCCGCATTGGGGTGGATTCCGAAAATAGCGATGAGAAAGCATGCGCACTCGCGGCGGCTGTGATCATTGCAATTTGGAATGGTGCGCCATTTAGCGGCGGTGACATTGTGGAGGACTACAGCTTCATCCGGGAGGGAATCTCCGAGGCGCACGGCAGCGAGGAAGATGCGTTGGCTATCGCATCCGAGGTGTTCGATAGTCTTCTGGGGGAACTCAGTGAGTCTGACCAGGCGGCGCTGGAAAACTGCGTCGAAGCGGTAGAGTAA
- the manA gene encoding mannose-6-phosphate isomerase, class I has product MELLDPVLQSYPWGSRTHLARITGADAPTSKPWAELWFGAHALASATVAGTPLDELIAQDPAAALGYAIDTDNGRLPFLLKLLAADEPLSLQAHPTLAEAQEGFARENAEGIPATAHFRNYRDNNHKPELIVALTTFDALAGFRPVERTKELLATLAVPELDHYMGLLDAADDESALRALFTTWLTLPQDVLDELVKAVAAKCADYSGDDEEFSRVAETTCELARKYPGDPGVLGSMLLNRLRLQPGEAIYLGAGQLHAYLNGMGVEIMANSDNVLRGGLTSKHVDVVELLRVLSFRPLPDPVLQSWLTDDGWNDYDAPVREFRLRSRDLEPGEHVLLDEESATVVLSTAGTVALRHDDSVVEVPSGHAAWVPAVDAVDIELTARQDGATVFVATVPRVG; this is encoded by the coding sequence ATGGAGCTGTTGGACCCCGTGCTGCAGTCGTACCCCTGGGGGTCTCGTACACATTTGGCGAGAATCACCGGTGCGGACGCTCCCACATCGAAGCCCTGGGCGGAACTGTGGTTTGGTGCGCATGCACTGGCATCGGCCACGGTGGCCGGCACGCCGCTGGACGAGCTCATTGCGCAGGATCCGGCAGCTGCGCTCGGATATGCAATTGACACCGACAACGGCAGGCTGCCGTTCCTGTTGAAGCTGCTCGCAGCCGATGAGCCGCTATCGCTGCAGGCACACCCCACCTTGGCAGAAGCTCAGGAGGGATTTGCACGCGAAAATGCGGAGGGCATTCCGGCCACTGCACATTTCCGCAATTACCGGGACAACAACCACAAGCCAGAACTTATTGTCGCCCTGACTACCTTCGACGCGTTGGCCGGATTCCGCCCGGTGGAGCGCACGAAGGAGTTGCTCGCGACGCTGGCGGTACCGGAGCTCGACCACTACATGGGACTGCTCGATGCCGCCGATGACGAGAGTGCTCTGCGGGCATTGTTTACAACGTGGTTGACGTTGCCCCAGGATGTCCTCGATGAGCTGGTCAAGGCCGTGGCTGCCAAGTGCGCGGATTACAGTGGCGATGACGAGGAGTTCTCGCGAGTGGCCGAGACCACTTGCGAACTGGCTCGAAAGTATCCGGGGGATCCGGGAGTCCTGGGGTCGATGCTGCTTAATCGCCTTCGCTTACAGCCGGGCGAAGCCATCTACCTTGGTGCGGGACAGCTGCATGCTTACCTCAATGGCATGGGCGTGGAAATCATGGCCAACTCCGACAACGTGCTGCGCGGAGGGCTGACCTCTAAGCACGTCGATGTCGTGGAGCTACTGCGCGTGCTCTCTTTCCGACCGCTGCCAGATCCGGTGCTGCAGTCGTGGCTGACCGATGATGGCTGGAATGACTATGACGCGCCGGTGCGCGAGTTCCGCCTTCGTTCGCGGGACCTGGAGCCGGGCGAACATGTTCTGCTCGACGAAGAATCCGCCACGGTTGTGTTGTCTACAGCGGGCACGGTGGCGTTGCGTCACGACGACTCCGTGGTTGAGGTTCCCAGCGGCCATGCGGCCTGGGTTCCGGCTGTCGACGCAGTTGATATTGAGCTGACTGCGCGCCAAGACGGGGCAACCGTCTTTGTCGCGACCGTCCCGCGGGTGGGTTAG
- a CDS encoding phosphomannomutase/phosphoglucomutase, with protein MGTYNRSDLDAVIKAYDVRGVVGEGIDADLVGAIGAAFGHIMRSEGATRAVVGHDMRESSPELAASFADGAAAQGLNVTLLGLTSTDELYFASGVRECPGAMFTASHNPAEYNGIKMCRSLARPIGQETGLAQIKDLLVDGIPEYTGTPGEIDREDVLQDYAAFLHGLVDIRSGRRLKVAVDAGNGMGGLTVPAVLGEDMDVADLYFELDGNFPNHEANPLEPANLVDLQKFTVEQGADIGIAFDGDADRCFVVDEKGNPVSPSAICALVATRYLEQNPGAAIIHNLITSHVVPEMIVENGGTPVRTRVGHSFIKAQMAEHSAVFGGEHSAHYYFKEFFNADSGMLAAMHVLAALAEQNKPLSEFMAEYNRYEASGEINSRLGSAEEQQAKQKEIEAAFADRTESSDWMDGLTIELADSKAWFNVRASNTEPLLRLNVEAPTRAEVDALVDEVLGIIRG; from the coding sequence GTGGGCACTTACAATCGTTCCGATTTGGATGCCGTCATCAAGGCCTATGACGTGCGCGGTGTTGTCGGTGAGGGCATCGACGCGGACCTTGTCGGAGCCATCGGCGCCGCCTTTGGGCACATCATGCGTTCAGAGGGCGCAACGCGTGCCGTAGTTGGTCACGATATGCGTGAGTCCTCGCCGGAGTTGGCGGCTAGTTTCGCCGATGGCGCGGCAGCGCAGGGGCTCAATGTCACCCTGCTCGGCCTGACCTCTACGGACGAGCTGTATTTCGCCTCCGGAGTAAGGGAATGCCCGGGCGCGATGTTCACTGCCAGCCACAACCCAGCTGAATACAACGGCATCAAGATGTGCCGTTCGCTGGCCCGCCCAATCGGGCAGGAGACAGGGCTTGCTCAGATTAAGGATCTGCTTGTCGACGGAATCCCGGAGTACACCGGCACTCCGGGCGAAATTGATCGTGAGGATGTTCTGCAGGATTACGCGGCGTTCCTCCATGGGCTGGTCGACATCCGCTCCGGCCGTCGCCTGAAGGTTGCAGTCGATGCCGGTAACGGTATGGGGGGACTGACAGTTCCGGCAGTGCTCGGAGAAGACATGGATGTTGCTGACCTCTACTTTGAGCTCGACGGCAACTTCCCGAATCACGAGGCCAATCCATTGGAGCCCGCCAACCTCGTTGACCTACAGAAGTTTACGGTGGAGCAGGGCGCAGACATCGGTATTGCCTTCGATGGCGACGCTGACCGCTGCTTCGTCGTCGACGAGAAGGGCAACCCGGTCAGCCCATCGGCCATCTGTGCGTTGGTGGCCACCCGCTACCTGGAGCAGAACCCGGGTGCGGCTATCATCCATAACCTGATCACCTCGCACGTCGTGCCGGAGATGATTGTGGAAAACGGCGGAACTCCGGTTCGTACCCGTGTTGGGCACTCCTTTATTAAGGCGCAAATGGCCGAGCACAGTGCTGTTTTTGGTGGCGAGCATTCAGCGCACTACTACTTCAAGGAATTCTTCAACGCAGACTCCGGCATGCTGGCTGCCATGCATGTCCTGGCCGCACTGGCCGAGCAGAACAAGCCGCTGAGTGAATTCATGGCCGAGTACAACCGCTACGAGGCCTCCGGTGAGATTAATTCCCGCCTGGGCAGCGCCGAGGAGCAGCAGGCCAAGCAGAAGGAAATCGAGGCCGCGTTTGCCGATCGCACGGAGTCCTCGGACTGGATGGATGGCCTGACCATTGAGCTGGCGGACTCCAAGGCGTGGTTCAACGTCCGGGCCTCCAATACGGAGCCGCTGCTGCGTCTGAACGTCGAGGCTCCGACGCGTGCTGAGGTCGACGCTCTTGTCGACGAAGTTCTCGGCATCATCCGCGGTTAA
- a CDS encoding DUF3499 domain-containing protein, translating to MSVFRRCCRPGCGKPAVATLTYAYAESTAVVGPLAAASEPHSWDLCEKHARSITAPLGWELVRYDVPTPAQDDDDLTALAEAVREAGRNATGLVLRDEVDNRPQTYKIDSSRHPSTRKSARGHLHVVRDPEDSDD from the coding sequence GTGAGTGTTTTTAGACGTTGTTGCCGGCCCGGCTGTGGCAAACCTGCCGTAGCTACGTTGACGTATGCCTACGCGGAGTCGACGGCTGTGGTGGGTCCGCTCGCCGCCGCGTCCGAACCGCATAGCTGGGATCTCTGTGAGAAGCACGCGCGTTCCATCACCGCACCGCTGGGTTGGGAGCTCGTGCGTTACGACGTGCCGACGCCCGCCCAGGACGATGATGATTTGACCGCATTGGCGGAAGCCGTCCGTGAAGCTGGCCGCAACGCGACTGGCCTGGTGTTGCGGGATGAGGTCGACAACCGTCCGCAGACCTACAAGATTGATTCCAGCCGTCACCCGTCGACGCGGAAATCCGCGCGCGGTCACCTGCATGTAGTTCGCGATCCGGAGGATTCGGACGACTAA
- a CDS encoding metallopeptidase family protein encodes MNSSAYTPRSLRRSLRRGRGPRGPLLPPEVPRWKSRSEAFDQAVIDAYAPLDQRWSRQLSHLDIAIDTIPRMQLRPDMYFPEEVVADGPVPLGRLIPAGIDRIGNPTRPCVVVFRRPIERRVSGRVELDRMLQYVLTRLVAVYLGIDPVEVDPSFDENFL; translated from the coding sequence ATGAATTCATCGGCTTATACTCCGCGCTCGTTGCGACGCTCACTGCGACGCGGTCGCGGACCTCGGGGGCCTCTGCTGCCGCCGGAAGTACCTCGTTGGAAGAGCCGTTCAGAAGCTTTTGACCAGGCGGTTATTGACGCCTATGCCCCATTGGATCAGCGCTGGTCCCGACAACTGTCGCACCTGGACATCGCCATCGATACGATTCCTCGCATGCAGTTGCGCCCGGACATGTACTTCCCGGAAGAGGTTGTCGCTGACGGACCTGTCCCACTGGGACGGCTTATCCCTGCTGGCATTGACCGCATAGGCAACCCCACCCGCCCCTGCGTAGTAGTGTTCCGCCGCCCCATTGAGCGCCGTGTGTCGGGCCGAGTGGAACTGGACCGGATGCTGCAATATGTACTGACCCGCCTGGTGGCGGTATATCTGGGTATTGATCCGGTTGAGGTGGACCCTAGTTTCGACGAAAACTTCCTGTAG
- a CDS encoding WhiB family transcriptional regulator yields MEKSSMFDGGSAVDSETNAGDIAVNDSSSENQPRPLTEWADDLSGLFEAVDQDWQEQALCAQTDPEAFFPEKGGSTREAKRICRACGVRDECLEFALEHDERFGIWGGLSERERRRLKRQIG; encoded by the coding sequence ATGGAAAAGTCCAGCATGTTTGATGGCGGCTCTGCTGTGGATAGTGAGACGAATGCGGGTGACATCGCTGTGAACGATAGCTCCTCTGAAAACCAGCCTCGGCCGTTGACAGAGTGGGCAGATGACCTTTCGGGGTTGTTTGAAGCCGTCGATCAGGACTGGCAGGAGCAGGCTCTGTGTGCCCAGACTGATCCAGAAGCTTTCTTCCCTGAGAAGGGTGGATCCACTCGCGAAGCAAAGCGTATTTGTCGTGCTTGTGGTGTGCGAGATGAATGCCTGGAGTTTGCTCTCGAGCATGATGAGCGCTTCGGTATTTGGGGTGGCCTCTCTGAGCGTGAGCGCCGCCGTTTGAAGCGGCAGATTGGCTAG
- a CDS encoding sugar phosphate nucleotidyltransferase: protein MTTEVRPSAGHGSAFQPGADAAQQAGATLAEQTDAVILVGGQGTRLRPLTVNTPKPMLPTAGHPFLEHLLGRIRAAGMKHVILGTSYRAEVFEEHFGDGSDLGLEIEYVFEAEPLGTGGGIRNVLDKLRYDTAMIFNGDVLGGTDLRAVLGTHAEKDADVTMHLVRVPDPRAFGCVPTDEDGRVLEFLEKTQDPPTDQINAGIYVFRREIIESIPAGRPISVEREIFPALLDRGMNVYGHVDYAYWRDMGTPGDFVRGSSDLVRGIAPSPLLEGKHGEALVDESASVGGGALLYGGSVVGRGAEIGAGARIDQSVIFDGARIGAGAVIERSVIADGADIGPRTVISDAIIGEGAVVGARCELINGIRVWPGVRIPDHGVRFSTDV from the coding sequence ATGACTACCGAAGTTCGTCCGAGTGCTGGGCATGGCTCCGCTTTCCAGCCGGGAGCGGATGCTGCACAGCAGGCGGGAGCCACGTTGGCTGAACAGACTGACGCTGTCATTCTGGTCGGCGGGCAAGGTACGCGTTTGCGTCCCCTTACTGTGAATACGCCGAAGCCGATGCTGCCCACGGCAGGACATCCATTCCTGGAGCATCTGCTTGGCCGCATTCGTGCAGCAGGTATGAAGCACGTGATATTGGGCACCTCCTACCGTGCTGAAGTATTTGAAGAACACTTCGGCGACGGTTCGGATTTGGGTCTCGAAATTGAATATGTCTTTGAGGCTGAGCCGCTGGGGACCGGTGGCGGTATCCGAAACGTCCTCGACAAGCTGCGCTATGACACCGCGATGATTTTCAACGGCGATGTCCTCGGCGGCACCGACTTGCGCGCGGTGTTGGGTACTCACGCGGAGAAGGACGCGGACGTCACGATGCACCTCGTACGTGTGCCGGATCCACGCGCGTTCGGCTGTGTTCCGACCGATGAGGATGGGCGCGTCCTGGAGTTTCTGGAGAAGACCCAGGATCCGCCAACCGATCAGATTAATGCCGGTATCTACGTGTTCCGCCGCGAGATTATCGAATCGATTCCGGCTGGTCGTCCTATTAGCGTTGAGCGTGAAATCTTCCCAGCGCTGCTCGACCGCGGTATGAACGTCTACGGTCACGTTGATTACGCCTACTGGCGTGACATGGGGACTCCGGGTGACTTCGTCCGCGGCTCCTCCGATTTGGTCCGCGGTATCGCGCCGTCACCACTTCTAGAGGGTAAGCACGGCGAAGCGCTTGTCGACGAATCTGCGTCGGTCGGTGGCGGCGCTCTTCTCTACGGTGGCTCTGTCGTCGGCCGTGGGGCGGAGATTGGTGCGGGAGCTCGGATTGATCAATCGGTGATCTTCGACGGCGCACGCATCGGTGCCGGTGCTGTGATTGAGCGCTCTGTGATTGCCGATGGCGCCGATATTGGCCCGCGGACGGTCATCAGTGATGCCATTATCGGCGAGGGTGCCGTCGTTGGTGCGCGCTGTGAATTGATCAACGGTATCCGTGTGTGGCCGGGCGTCCGGATCCCCGATCACGGAGTACGTTTTTCGACGGATGTCTAG
- a CDS encoding glycosyltransferase family 2 protein, with the protein MNATSNSPQSSQLPLGVVTVTFSPGEHLSKLVDSLGPAASASTRLIMADNGSTDGSVEKEEARAKETGADVQLLRTGGNIGYGAAANRGIAELGRARRAGEINPDYVMLVNPDVVFAPGAIDVLLECAQRNPKAGAIGPLIREADGSVYPSARAVPELVSGIGHALLADIWPTNPFSRRYRDDADMDRERPAGWLSGACLLLRWDAFDQIDGFDTRYFMYMEDVDLGDRLGKAGWRNIFCPRAEIRHAQGHSASKHPEITVKAHHESAYRFMSDRLPGPALAPVRLALRLGLFLRGKVIIAVKKRRN; encoded by the coding sequence GTGAATGCAACCTCGAATTCCCCGCAATCCTCACAGCTTCCGCTCGGTGTGGTCACCGTGACCTTTTCGCCCGGTGAGCACCTGAGCAAGCTGGTGGATTCGCTGGGCCCCGCCGCCAGTGCCTCCACGCGTCTGATCATGGCCGACAACGGCTCGACGGATGGTTCCGTGGAGAAGGAAGAAGCTCGGGCCAAGGAGACCGGAGCGGATGTTCAGCTTCTGCGCACCGGCGGCAACATTGGCTATGGCGCGGCCGCCAACCGTGGCATTGCGGAGCTGGGACGGGCTCGCCGTGCCGGTGAGATTAATCCTGATTACGTCATGCTGGTCAACCCTGACGTGGTGTTTGCCCCTGGCGCAATCGATGTTCTGTTGGAATGCGCGCAGCGCAATCCCAAAGCCGGAGCTATTGGTCCGCTGATTCGCGAGGCGGATGGCAGCGTGTACCCGTCGGCACGCGCGGTTCCTGAGCTTGTCAGTGGTATCGGACACGCGCTGCTCGCCGATATCTGGCCTACTAACCCTTTCTCACGGCGCTACCGGGATGACGCGGATATGGATCGCGAGCGACCGGCCGGCTGGTTGTCGGGCGCATGCCTGCTGCTGCGATGGGATGCGTTCGACCAGATTGATGGCTTTGATACCCGCTACTTCATGTACATGGAGGACGTGGATTTGGGCGACCGACTGGGCAAGGCTGGTTGGAGGAATATTTTCTGTCCTCGTGCAGAGATTCGTCACGCGCAGGGGCATTCTGCCAGTAAGCACCCAGAAATTACCGTAAAGGCCCATCACGAGTCGGCCTACCGCTTTATGTCAGATCGCCTGCCGGGGCCGGCGTTGGCACCTGTGCGACTGGCATTGCGTTTGGGGCTGTTCCTGCGTGGCAAAGTCATAATCGCGGTCAAAAAGCGTAGGAATTAA